One genomic region from Daphnia magna isolate NIES linkage group LG10, ASM2063170v1.1, whole genome shotgun sequence encodes:
- the LOC116931559 gene encoding titin, giving the protein MQQKQQPFAFVAMAAILVLGIASIAETARPRQVYLDQIMMESQGPSEVIVPAPALNQEMQALRERFMKARSRFGQRQTTASEVVETTETDAPEQDETVERVTVENISDSSSSTTTLSLDNEEIPKVEEIETAKEPVETIETSPAPVDEEPSVAIAEAQTDTKTEGDQQPEEVAESRADSDKLEAEPEEEEAEDEDEEEGEDDTERSDDATEGEEGEEEGEETEAEERVDVVEGEAEKDVTSRIDGEDTTEVGSAADGSMESEARAFQRRLLDLMVSEAKEVLMAAMPDRSAIETFRFMPLFKPKYKSSKQSYDRPAKAKKVKPYKKAKKTKKQRKPKKPKGYKKKKPTYSAPTYTAPSAPAYNAPAYSGPAAAYNTPAYNAPAAPAYNAPAAPAYSPPAYNPPAPAYSAPSYNPPAHKPKPTYSAPTQTYAAPSYEAPKAPAYEAPKPAYEAPKPAYEAPKPAYEAPKPTYGAPKPAHKPPKSTYKAPKAKPVHHPKPTYGAPTPTYSAPSYSPPSTPSYSPPSTPSYSPPSPPAYSAPSPPAYSPPSPPAYSPPSPPAYSPPSEPSYSPPSEPSYSPPSEPSYSPPSYQPPSYQPPSYPSPSYSPPSYSPPSYSPPSEPSYSPPSYSPPSQPSYSPPSESSYPSPSLPSFEPPSFDSSSFPSPPFSPPSYSSPSYSAPSPPSYSPPSEPSYNTPSEPSYNQPTEPSYPTPSPPSYEAPSYSPPTEPQQYIPPAGAPSYEPQYPIRPEVGGYNNFGSGFPGAPVPSDPFALSFEPDQYSFDPASQIVSRPAEQEWIPPPNFGDEDEFNNPGEQTAHSIQESVPTQNTYQKPDYPAPYKPPTNYVRPPPSSPRPPVQVAYRPRPTTPAPYQRPAAPTIPPYQRPATPTIPPYQRPAPLSIPSYQRPAPSPQTTEAAPPATTPSYIAPPTTPQPNERPSTYPSYPTFPPFHNYNPNNEGLPLKFQTFGKAPQAIQPQQAEDDADEDDDDEVETNPGAFKPEQPQFSQQPDFSQQQPEFPLQQQEFPQQPQQEFPLQQQEFPLQQQEFPLQQQEFPLQQQEFPLQQQEFPRQPQQEFPLQQEVFPQQQPEFPLQQQEFPQQEPEFPLQQEEFPQQQQEFAQQPQQEFPQQPQQEFPQQQPEQPFQLDEQEEVPEQTQNVPEETPSSFQGFQENSEPPRFPEFQSDDVDAAPFPVAPLQEDADDSPVDVDTAQTTDFPTFNSEEPTADAEAPQEGRFAEDIGFKRPSSSRRRPVNNQRIRPGQKDNTQVSDDPFFSRVNSDDTYGPFEFKKIFGDVAWPKEDEPSGFSSDFAGRPNRPQNRQQSRARTGAAASNAETSVIRPYSDRTALPSSGQSNLNRRLQSRRNNYGERRNSASVDAEQEDVQKPEAKSTDSAVENPDLSNHSSSVDAPSQRRPSFRRTSPANKPKPVESSEPAASKSNDEKSSSNKSTAAISLSERRAAARERMLNNRRIQQKRISSTE; this is encoded by the exons CGGCTCGTCCTCGACAAGTCTACCTTGACCAAATCATGATGGAGAGCCAAGGGCCGTCGGAGGTGATTGTTCCAGCCCCAGCACTCAATCAAGAAATGCAAGCACTTCGCGAAAGATTCATGAAGGCTCGCTCACGATTTGGACAGCGACAAACAACTGCTTCCGAAGTCGTTGAAACGACGGAAACTGACGCACCGGAACAAGACGAGACGGTTGAAAGAGTCACCGTTGAAAACATTAGCGATTCTTCTTCAAGCACAACCACTTTATCCTTGGATAATGAAGAGATTCCCAAAGTAGAAGAAATCGAAACAGCCAAAGAACCTGTTGAAACTATTGAAACTTCACCCGCTCCAGTTGACGAGGAGCCATCAGTCGCCATCGCTGAAGCCCAGACGGATACCAAAACTGAAGGTGATCAACAGCCCGAAGAAGTTGCAGAAAGCCGAGCTGACTCTGATAAACTGGAAGCTGAACCGGAAGAGGAAGAGGCTgaggatgaagatgaagaagaaggtgAAGACGACACTGAACGATCTGACGATGCCACTGAAggagaagaaggagaagaagaaggcgaGGAAACTGAAGCTGAAGAACGTGTCGACGTCGTTGAGGGAGAGGCTGAAAAAGATGTGACATCACGCATTGATGGAGAAGATACCACCGAAGTTGGATCCGCTGCTGATGGCTCAATGGAAAGTGAAGCTCGTGCCTTCCAGCGCCGCCTCCTCGATCTGATGGTTAGCGAAGCCAAAGAAGTCCTCATGGCTGCCATGCCCGATCGCTCTGCCATCGAAACTTTCCGTTTCATGCCTCTGTTTAAACCCAAGTACAAGAGCAGCAAGCAGAGCTACGATCGCCCTGCAAAAGCGAAGAAAGTGAAACCTTATAAGAAAGCCAAGAAAACCAAGAAGCAAAGGAAGCCCAAGAAGCCTAAGGgttacaagaagaagaagcccACTTATTCCGCACCTACCTATACCGCTCCATCAGCCCCAGCCTACAATGCTCCAGCTTACAGCGGGCCAGCTGCAGCCTACAATACTCCTGCTTACAACGCCCCAGCGGCTCCTGCCTACAACGCCCCTGCTGCTCCAGCATACAGTCCTCCGGCTTACAATCCTCCTGCCCCGGCCTACAGTGCTCCATCTTACAATCCTCCGGCTCACAAACCCAAGCCAACATACAGCGCTCCTACGCAAACTTACGCAGCTCCATCGTACGAAGCACCAAAAGCCCCTGCTTATGAAGCACCTAAACCAGCCTATGAAGCTCCTAAACCAGCCTATGAAGCTCCTAAACCTGCATATGAAGCTCCTAAACCTACGTACGGTGCCCCGAAACCTGCACACAAGCCACCAAAGTCGACCTATAAGGCTCCCAAGGCGAAACCAGTTCACCACCCTAAACCAACATACGGAGCTCCTACGCCAACATACTCCGCTCCGTCATATTCACCACCATCGACGCCATCTTATTCCCCGCCATCGACGCCATCTTATTCTCCACCTTCCCCACCAGCTTACTCTGCACCTTCCCCACCAGCTTACTCTCCACCTTCCCCACCGGCTTACTCTCCACCTTCCCCACCGGCTTACTCCCCCCCATCTGAGCCCTCTTACTCACCACCATCTGAGCCGTCTTACTCACCACCATCTGAGCCGTCTTACTCACCGCCATCATATCAGCCGCCATCATATCAGCCACCTTCATACCCATCACCATCTTATTCGCCACCATCTTATTCGCCACCATCTTATTCGCCACCATCTGAACCATCTTATTCACCGCCCTCCTATTCCCCACCATCGCAGCCATCGTACTCGCCGCCATCTGAGTCTTCGTATCCATCACCATCCTTGCCATCGTTCGAGCCTCCATCTTTCGATTCATCTTCGTTCCCTTCGCCACCATTCTCACCGCCATCTTACTCTTCACCATCTTACAGCGCGCCATCTCCACCATCTTATTCGCCACCTTCCGAGCCGTCCTACAATACACCATCTGAGCCATCTTATAATCAACCTACCGAGCCATCTTACCCAACGCCATCACCACCTTCGTACGAAGCGCCATCCTATTCTCCACCGACTGAGCCGCAACAATACATTCCCCCTGCAGGAGCTCCATCCTACGAACCTCAATACCCCATTCGCCCAGAGGTTGGTGGTTACAACAATTTCGGTTCCGGATTCCCAGGAGCGCCAGTTCCATCTGATCCATTCGCGTTGAGCTTCGAACCCGATCAGTATTCCTTCGACCCAGCTAGCCAAATTGTCAGCCGACCAGCTGAGCAGGAATGGATTCCACCCCCGAATTTCGGCGATGAGGATGAATTCAACAACCCAGGAGAGCAGACAGCACATAGCATTCAAGAATCAGTTCCTACACAAAATACGTACCAGAAACCCGATTACCCGGCTCCGTACAAGCCACCAACTAACTATGTCCGCCCACCTCCCAGCTCGCCTCGCCCACCTGTCCAAGTTGCCTACCGACCTCGGCCTACTACCCCGGCACCTTACCAGCGACCAGCAGCTCCGACGATCCCACCGTACCAGCGCCCAGCAACACCCACTATCCCACCATACCAGCGCCCAGCTCCATTGAGTATTCCATCTTATCAACGACCAGCACCTTCCCCGCAGACAACCGAAGCTGCTCCTCCTGCCACGACGCCTTCCTACATTGCCCCACCAACTACACCACAACCGAACGAGCGTCCGTCTACTTATCCGTCCTATCCGACTTTCCCTCCCTTCCACAACTACAACCCCAACAACGAGGGACTACCTTTGAAGTTCCAGACTTTTGGAAAAGCTCCACAAGCTATTCAGCCACAACAAGCAGAAGATGACGCAGATgaagacgacgatgacgaGGTAGAAACTAATCCAGGAGCTTTCAAACCAGAACAACCTCAGTTCTCCCAACAGCCCGATTTCTCCCAACAACAACCAGAATTCCCTCTGCAACAGCAAGAATTCCCCCAACAACCCCAGCAAGAGTTCCCGCTACAACAGCAAGAGTTCCCGCTGCAACAGCAGGAGTTCCCGCTGCAACAGCAGGAGTTCCCGCTACAACAGCAAGAGTTCCCCCTACAACAGCAAGAATTTCCCCGACAACCCCAACAAGAATTCCCCCTACAACAGGAAGTGTTCCCTCAACAACAACCGGAATTCCCCCTACAACAACAAGAATTCCCCCAACAAGAACCGGAATTCCCCCTGCAACAAGAAGAATTTCCTCAACAGCAACAAGAATTTGCCCAGCAGCCGCAACAAGAATTCCCTCAACAGCCGCAACAAGAATTCCCCCAACAGCAGCCGGAACAACCGTTCCAACTCGACGAACAAGAAGAGGTGCCTGAACAAACGCAAAATGTACCTGAAGAAACACCTAGCAGTTTCCAGGGCTTCCAGGAAAACAGCGAACCACCTAGGTTCCCCGAGTTCCAATCGGACGACGTGGATGCGGCTCCATTCCCCGTCGCTCCCCTACAAGAAGACGCAGATGATTCTCCAGTAGATGTCGATACAGCTCAGACCACCGATTTCCCAACGTTCAACTCCGAAGAGCCAACTGCCGACGCGGAAGCGCCCCAGGAAGGACGATTCGCAGAGGACATAGGATTCAAGCGACCCAGCAGCTCTCGTCGCAGACCTGTTAACAACCAAAGAattaggccaggtcagaaagaCAACACACAAGTCAGTGACGATCCATTTTTCAGCCGAGTCAACAGCGACGACACTTACGGGCCTTTCGAGTTCAAGAAAATCTTCGGTG ACGTTGCCTGGCCCAAAGAAGACGAGCCTTCCGGGTTCTCTAGCGATTTCGCAGGCAGACCCAACCGACCCCAAAACAGGCAGCAATCCAGAGCCAGAACGGGCGCCGCGGCCAGCAATGCTGAGACCAGCGTTATAAGGCCTTACTCAGACAGGACTGCTTTGCCCAGCAGCGGCCAATCTAATTTGAACAGGAGACTGCAGTCTCGGCGCAACAACTATGGGGAACGACGAAACTCAGCC TCGGTTGACGCAGAACAGGAGGATGTGCAAAAGCCAGAGGCTAAATCAACGGATTCGGCGGTTGAAAACCCTGATCTATCCAACCATTCTTCTTCGGTCGATGCCCCATCACAACGCCGCCCATCATTTCGAA GGACTAGTCCAGCCAACAAACCCAAGCCAGTTGAATCATCCGAACCTGCCGCATCCAAGTCCAATGATGAAaagagcagcagcaacaagaGCACGGCCGCCATTTCACTGAGCGAAAGACGTGCAGCAGCACGTGAACGTATGCTCAACAACAGGAGAATCCAGCAAAAACGTATTTCATCTACTGAGTGA
- the LOC116931561 gene encoding lysosomal alpha-mannosidase → MQKCIITIFSLLYSLLKYGETACYYSSNACPQVEKDFLNVHIVPHSHDDVGWLKTVEQYYYGANNSIQNAGVQYIYDSVLEELWKDSEKKFVSVEMEFFSHWWKEQSSHMKRKTHKVVERGQLEFVGGGWCMNDEAAASYVDIVDQMTLGLKFLNDTFGGCAAPKAVWQIDPFGHSREQASIFAQMGFEYLFLGRIDYQDKASRLSNREMEMTWVASDSLNTSIFTGVLYNTYSPPPGFCFDVLCGDETIVDDPDSPMFNIDRRSKQLVAYILEQSKHYRTNNIIITMGEDFHYQNAHTWYKNLDKLIKYINKVYLSSNIRLFYSTPSCYGEAVKNAFAEALPRKTDDFFPYASDPHAYWTGYFTSRPTFKGLVRHSSNLLRACKQIQAMTVKRRSNVLFQFQRSQAIAQHHDAVTGTAKQHVNNDYLLRLDQGIRSCTKIFSESFNHLLSLNGSTMRQEYCTMLNISQCWTTEQNAPFIVTLYNTVSLRSSHTVRIPVADGSYAVTDHEGRLVASQMVPIAEAVLRLPGRNSTATNELVFIAEDLPPLGLRSYHVQTPEGKPGKRMLRSRSRTIDLPNEKDVTVSAYGLSLTFDRQTGHLIQVGNEMFKQQLLFYRGMSGNNSRFEFRASGAYIFRPNGTEAFPLQPVTKLTTIFGPIVTEIQQHFSANTMQIFRLHRNASYIELDWILGPIPIEDGIGKEYISRFTVPAIRNNGTFYTDSNGREVLERQLNHQTTYKLNITEPTAGNFYPVNSFAYVEDKLTKMRMTVLNDRAQGVSSLLPGSLEFMIHRRLLHDDAFGVGEALNETAYGVGLAARGTHWLMLGNTGTVARFLAQRMVHPPILMFAPTTFSAEEFRQSYRMELALINRDLPPNVNLLTLEPWDDEGRVLVRFEHFYGVGEDERFSHPVTISLKGLFPTLKIQTVEEVNLAANRHIRTLNADELVLNPMEIRTLIVST, encoded by the exons ATGCAGAAATGTATTATaacaattttttctcttctataTAGCTTGTTAAAATATGGAGAAACAGCGTGTTACTATTCATCGAAC gCTTGTCCACAAGTTGAAAAAGACTTCTTGAATGTTCATATTGTTCCTCATTCTCATGATG ATGTTGGCTGGTTGAAAACCGTTGAGCAGTATTATTATGGAG CTAATAACTCGATCCAGAATGCTGGTGTTCAGTACATTTATGATTCAGTTCTTGAAGAACTGTGGAAAGATTCAGAGAAGAAGTTTGTTAGTGTTGAGATGGAATTTTTTTCACACTGGTGGAAAGAACAAAGCAGTCATATGAAAAGAAAGACCCACAAAGTAGTTGAAAG AGGGCAACTAGAATTTGTCGGTGGAGGCTGGTGCATGAACGATGAAGCTGCCGCGTCG TATGTTGACATCGTCGATCAAATGACTCTGGGATTGAAATTTCTAAATGATACGTTTGGTGGCTGTGCTGCTCCAAAAGCTGTTTGGCAAATCGATCCATTCGGGCATTCAAGAGAGCAGGCCTCCATTTTTGCACAAATGGGTTTTGAATACCTCTTTCTCGGTAGGATTGACTACCAAGATAAAGCTTCTCGATTAAGTAATAGAGAAATGGAGATGACATGGGTTGCGTCTGATAGTTTGAACACCAGCATCTTCACTGGAGTGTTGTACAATACGTACAGTCCTCCGCCTGGATTTTGTTTTGATGTTCTTTGTGGGGATGAAACTATAGTAGACGATCCCGACAGTCCCATGTTCAACATTGATCGCCGA TCGAAACAATTGGTAGCCTATATATTGGAGCAATCAAAGCATTACAGAACCAACAATATCATCATAACCATGGGCGAAGACTTCCACTATCAAAATGCCCACACATGGTACAAGAATCTCGACAAACTAAtcaa GTATATAAACAAAGTCTACTTAAGCAGCAACATACGCCTGTTTTACTCAACACCTTCGTGTTACGGTGAAGCGGTGAAAAACGCGTTCGCCGAAGCGTTACCGCGCAAAACGGACGATTTTTTCCCATACGCAAGTGACCCACATGCCTACTGGACGGGGTATTTTACCTCACGCCCGACTTTCAAAGGATTGGTTCGGCACAGTAGTAATTTGCTTCGAGcttgtaaacagattcaagcGATGACCGTCAAGAGGCGCTCCAACGTTCTTTTCCAATTTCAACGAAGCCAGGCGATTGCTCAGCACCATGACGCCGTAACAGGCACTGCTAAACAGCATGTGAATAATGATTATTTACTACGTCTAGACCAAGGTATTCGCAGTTGTACCAAAATATTTTCGGAATCGTTCAACCACCTGCTGTCATTGAATGGATCAACTATGAGACAAGAATACTGCACAATGCTGAATATCAGCCAGTGTTGGACGACAGAACAGAATGCACCGTTTATTGTCACGCTCTACAATACAGTTAGCCTACGTTCCAGTCATACTGTCCGAATACCAGTTGCTGATGGATCTTACGCCGTTACCGATCATGAGGGTAGATTAGTTGCGTCACAGATGGTACCAATCGCCGAAGCTGTTTTACGTCTCCCAGGCCGCAATAGCACTGCTACGAATGAACTTGTCTTTATAGCTGAAGATCTGCCACCCTTAGGTCTTCGCTCCTATCATGTTCAAACTCCAGAAGGCAAACCAGGCAAGCGGATGTTACGTTCGCGATCAAGAACGATTGATTTGCCAAATGAAAAAGACGTCACTGTATCGGCCTATGGTTTATCGTTGACATTTGATCGCCAGACTGGCCATTTGATACAAGTTGGCAACGAAATGTTCAAGCAGCAACTGCTGTTCTATCGAGGAATGTCGGGTAACAATAGTCGGTTTGAATTTCGCGCTTCGGGCGCTTACATCTTCCGACCGAACGGAACCGAAGCTTTCCCTCTCCAGCCCGTTACCAAGCTGACTACCATTTTCGGTCCGATCGTTacggaaattcaacaacacTTCAGCGCTAACACAATGCAAATTTTCCGTCTTCATCGCAACGCATCTTACATCGAACTGGATTGGATTTTGGGCCCCATTCCAATTGAGGATGGAATTGGGAAAGAATACATTTCACGTTTTACTGTCCCCGCCATCCGAAACAACGGGACCTTCTACACCGATTCAAACGGCCGAGAAGTGTTGGAGCGCCAACTTAACCATCAGACGACCTACAAGCTCAACATTACTGAGCCCACAGCTGGAAACTTTTATCCAGTCAATTCATTCGCTTATGTGGAGGATAAATTGACGAAAATGAGGATGACAGTTTTGAACGATCGGGCTCAAGGGGTGTCTAGTTTGCTACCCGGTTCCCTGGAGTTTATG ATTCACCGACGACTGTTGCATGACGATGCATTTGGAGTTGGCGAGGCTTTGAATGAAACAGCGTATGGCGTCGGTTTGGCTGCCAGAGGAACGCATTGGCTCATGTTGGGAAATACTGGAACCGTAGCGCGATTTTTAGCGCAGCGAATGGTTCATCCTCCTATTCTTATGTTCGCTCCCACGACATTCtcagccgaagaatttcgccAATCTTATCGGATGGAG TTGGCTCTGATCAACCGAGACCTCCCGCCGAATGTAAATCTTCTCACTTTGGAACCCTGGGACGATGAAGGCCGCGTTTTGGTTCgttttgaacatttttacGGCGTCGGCGAGGACGAGAGATTTTCTCATCCAGTCACCATTTCTCTTAAG GGACTTTTTCCAACGCTAAAGATCCAAACTGTAGAAGAAGTTAACTTGGCAGCCAACAGGCACATTAGGACTCTAAACGCTGATGAACTTGTGCTAAATCCAATGGAAATCCGCACGTTAATAGTATCTACATAA